ACCATACCCGTAATTATGAAAAAAACAAGCGCCGTAATCATCCTGTCTAAGAGGTCGCTTGTCTTTACAAGCAGTGAAGATACGGTTTTAGCCATTCTTTACTCCTCCATATTTAGTGGAAGATTTGTGTGACACCTCAACAGTGTCACACAAATCTTCTGTTGTTTCTTTTTTCTTATTTTTTGGCTTTATTGATTTCATCCAGCAGGGTTCCAAACTTTGATCCGTATTTATCATAGACTGGTTTTACGGCTTTCTGGAAAGAAGCCAAATCCGGTTCAATTATCTGCATGCCTTTTTCAGCCAGTTCTTTCAACTGGCCTGACATCTGCTCGGCATTCCACTTGCGCTCGTATACCGCCGCTTCCTGCGCGGATTTTTGAACCGTTTCCTGCACTTCCTTGCTCAAGGAATCAAAGAACTTCTTGCTCATCAAAAACAGCGCCGGAGCATACGTGTGCTTTGTCATGGACAGGTATTTTTGCGTTTCATACAGTTTATAAGCATAGATGACGTTTACCGGGTTTTCCTGGCCGTCGATTGTTTTTTGCTGTAAAGCCGTCAAGGCCTCGGTCCAGGCCATGGGAACGGCATTCGCGCCCAGGGCCTTGAAGGTATCGATGTACACGGGATTCTCCATCACCCTGATCTTCAATCCCGCCACGTCATCGGCAGCTTTCACCGCCTTTTTCGAGTTGGTAAGGTTTCTGAAACCTCTTTCCGCAAAAGCGAGACCTTTTAAGTTAACAGTATCCAGCTTGGACAGGACTTTTTTCCCGGCTTCCCCGTCCAGGACCTTGTAGGCTTCCTCAGGTGAACCAAATAGAAAGGGCATCTCGAAAACGGCTATTTCCGGAAGAAAGTTCGCCACCGGACCGTTGGTGATAACTCCCATTTGGATCGTGCCTACCTGCATTCCCTCGATCAGGGTTCGTTCATCCCCCAGCGTGGCGTTGGGATGGATTTCGATTTTCACCGCTCCCTTGGTCCGTTCTTCCACAAGTTCCTTAAACTTGACGGCGGCGATATGAAAGCCGTCCTTTTCATTCACGACATGCGCCAGTTTGATAACAGCAGGCCCGGCGGGTTCTTTTTTCTCCTCTGTCACAGGGGCGGAAGAAGTGCACGCCGCTGTCACGAATGCGATGATCAACAGCAGGGCAAACAAAAATGAAATCTTTTTTCTCATAATACCACCTTTTTCGTTAATTTTATGTATTTTATAAATACATCATCTAAAAACTCCTCGCTTTTTCCTCCTTTCTTTCTTTTTAATAATATTCAGGAGCCTGATTCGAATTAACGGGGATAAAACTGTTCTTCGGCAAAGGAAATATGTCTTTCCATGGCCGCGCGGCATAAAGAGGGGTCTTTTACGGCTATACCCTTTAAAATTGCCTGGTGTTGCTCAATAACCTGCTGCGCTTTGGATTTTTCATGCTGCAAAAAATATTTCCAATTCTTAACAGAAATCCTGCCGATGTAAACGGCAAAAATGTTAACCAGATTTTTTAATAAAACATTGCCGGAAAAACTGGCCAGCAGCGTATGGAACCTGACGTCTTCATTGGCCAGCCTGACGGGATCATCCAGTTTGGACATGTTGTGCAGGCAGTTCTTTAAAAGAGCCAGGTTTTCGGCGGACCTGTTGACGGCGCTCAGTTCTACCGCCGCCATTTCCATTATTCTCCTGACCTGGCTGATGTCCTTAATGTCAACCTCATCCAGCAACAGCAAAAGGGAAAGAGCTTTCGAAGAGTTCTCCAGGCTGAAAGCATTAAGGTAAGTTCCTTCTCCCTGTTTGCTGCTGACAACTCCCAGTATTTCCAGGGCCGCAATCGTTTCTCTTACCGGTCCCCTGTTTATGCCCAGGATATTGGAAAGCCTGTGCTCGGAATAGATCTTTTTGTTCGGCTTGAAGGTGCCCTTTTCCACACAATCAACAATTTTATCTATTATCAGGTCATGCTTGCGTTTGGAGGGCTCTCCGTTCACCGTACTCACTTCCTTCAGGTTATTTAAATTGTCGCTTAATTAATGTCTGTTATAAATATTCTATCGTTTTAATGAAAACCCTTTACTTGTTAACAAGTTTTTGTAATTCCGAAAGCATTCTGTTTTTCGATAAGACGTAATAAAAACTAACTACCGTCATATTACCGAACAAAAGCATTAAACAGCGTTCCGTCGGCTTTTTTCATGAAACCGGACTATCCTCATGATCATAAATAAGACAGTCCCCCTGAGGACCTTTCGTCGAAAAACGCAAAATTTCTTGAGAATATCGTCCTGCCGTTTTGGCACATGATTTGCAGTTTTCTTTTTGACATCAGGTAAAAAAGGGGGCTTGGCCATGTGAACAGCCGCATCCAAATCCAGTGCGACCGTAAAAATTAAACGAAGGAGGATCAACCCGATGGCTAAACTATACTATGACAGCGACTGCAATTTCCAATTAATCAAGGATAAAAAAATCGCCGTGATCGGTTACGGCAGCCAGGGCCACGCTCAGGCCCAGAATCTCCAGGACAGCGGGGCAAACGTGGTGGTGGGGCTGCCAGCGGAATTCAAAGAAGAGAGGGCCAAGGTTGTCGCGGACGGGCTGGCTGTCGCGGATACGGCGGAAGCGGCCAGGCTCGGCGATATTATCATGATGCTGGCTCCAGACACGCTTCAGCCCGCCATCTACGAGCAAAGCATCAAACCGCATCTCCAAGCGGGTAACGTTCTGATGTTCGCCCACGGTTTTAATATCAATTACAACCAGATCATTCCTCCGCCGTACGTGGATGTGGTCATGGTGGCTCCCAAGGCTCCCGGTCATACGGTGAGAAGCCAGTACAAGGCCGGGATGGGGGTCCCCTGTCTTCTTGCCGTGCATCAGGACGTGTCCGGTAAAGCCAAGGAATACGGGCTTGCTTACGCGAAAGGCATCGGAGCCGGTCGGGCCGGTATTATTGAAACGACTTTCCGTGAAGAAACGGAAACCGACCTGTTCGGGGAACAGGCCGTGCTCTGCGGTGGAGTAACCGAGTTAATGAAAGCAGGTTTCGAGACGCTCGTAGAAGCCGGGTATCAGCCGGAAATCGCCTATTTTGAGTGCATCAACGAAATGAAGCTTATTATCGATCTCATCTTTCAGGGCGGTTTCAAGTACATGAGGTATTCGGTCAGTGATACCGCCGAATACGGCGACTATATAAGCGGGTCAAGAATAATCACGGAGGAAACAAGAAAAGAAATGAAAAAGATCTTGGCCGAAGTCCAGAGCGGGGCTTTCGCCAGCAAGTGGATCCAGGAAAACAACGCCGGCGGCAGGGCTGAATTCCTGTACAGGCGGAAAAAGGAATCAGAACACCAGCTGGAAATAGTGGGTGAAAATTTAAGAAAAATGATGACCTGGATAAAAAAATAGCGGTAACAAGAGTGGCCCGGCAGTTTTGTTTCCGGGTCACTCCTTCTTTTTATTTTGAGTTTATCTCAACACTTCACGCACGCCCTGCATGATGTCTTGTTTATGGGGATAAATCAAGTCCTCCAGGCCTGGACTGAACGGCGGGATCACATTCAGCCCGGCCACCCGTTTGACAGGCGCATCAAGGTAATCGAAAGCGTTTTCCATCACCTGGGCGGCGATTTCCGCCGCATAGCCGCCGCGCTTGACGGCTTCCTGCACCACCACGACCCTGTGCGTTTTTTTCACCGAGCTTTCGATAGCAGCCCAGTCAAGCGGGACCAGCGTCCTCAGGTCGACAATCTCCGCTTCGATCCCCTCGGCGCTTAGTTCTTCCGCCGCTTCCAGGGCAAAAAGAACCTGCCGGGAATAACAAATGACCGTGACATCCCGCCCTTTTCGCTTAATCTCCGCCTTCCCCAGAGGGACGAGGTGTTCTTCTTCCGGGACCTCTCCCCTGGTGGCATAAAGCAGCTTGTGTTCGATGCACACCACCGGATCGGGATCACGTATGGCGCTTTTCAGCAGCCCCTTGGCATCGTAGGGAGTGGCGGGAGCAATCACCTTCAGGCCGGGGATATGGGTAAAGAGCGCTTCCAGGCTCTGCGAATGCTGGCCCGCATTCCTGCGCCCCGCGCCGCCGGGAGCCCTGATGACCAGGGGTACGGAGATCTGTCCCCCTGTCATATAGCACATTTTTGCCGCCTGGTTGACGATGGCATCCATGCAAACGGGAGTGAAATCAACATACATTATCTCCACCACGGGCCTCAGGCCGCGCATGGCGGCGCCGACCGCCATACCCGTAAAAGAAGACTCGGAAATAGGGGTATCGATAACCCGGAGCGGCCCGAATTCTTCAAGAAAACCTTTCGTCAAACCAAAAACGCTGCCCAGTACGCCCATATCCTCACCCATGATCAGTACCGACCTGTCGCGGAGCATTTCTTCACGCAGAGCTTCTGATATGGCCTGGCCGTATGTAATCGTTCTCACCGCGCCACACCCCATTCGTTATCCTTAGAATAAACATCGGCTGTTACCTGCGCGGCGTCGGGATAAGGGCTGTCCATGGCAAATTCGACGGCTTCCTCGATTTCAAGCCGCAGCTCATTTTCTATCGCGCCCAGTTCCTCATCACCGGCCAGTCCTTCTTCCAGTATTTTTCTCTTTAACCCGGCAACGGGATCGCGTTCTTTCCACTCTTGGATTTCTTCTTTCGGTTTATAGACCTGGGGGTCACCCTCGTAGTGCCCGCGGTGGCGGTAGGTAACAGCTTCAATCAGGGTGGGCCCTTCCCCGCCGCGCGCCCGCCGGGCGGCCTCTGCTACGGCTTCATGGACGGCAAACACGTCGTTTCCGTCGATGGTTACCCCCGGGATTCCATAGGCCTTAGCGCGTTCGGCCAAATTACTGACCCTGGTAACCCTTTCGATACAGACCGAAACGCCGTACCTGTTGTTTTCGCAAAGGTAAATTACGGGCAGGTTCCAGGCCGAGGCCATATTAAGCGATTCATGAAAATTACCCGTATTGCTGGCCCCGTCGCCAAAGAAGGCCAGCGTCACTTCGTCTTTTCCCATTATTTTAGAAGCAAGCGCGGAACCAGCGGCAATGGGCAGCCCTGCCCCCACGATCCCGTTCGCCCCCAGAATACCCAGGCTTACATCGGCGATGTGCATGGAGCCGCCCTTCCCGCGGCAGTACCCCGCGGACTTGCCAAACAGCTCGGCCATCATTTTCCTGGAATCGCCGCCCTTCGCCAGGCAGTGGCCGTGGCCCCGGTGTGTGGCCGTGATATAGTCTCCCGGCCGCAAGGCCTGGCAGGCTCCTACCGCAACAGCCTCCTGTCCCACGCAGGTGTGGATGTTGCCAGCCAGCAGCGCCCGGCTGAACAATTCGGCGGCTTTCATCTCGAACAGCCTTATTCTCAACATTTCCCGGTAGAATTTTACGGCTGTTTCTCTATCGTACCCGCCTGTCTTCATCTGGCAGCTTTCCGCCTCCTTCCATATAAAATAAATAGCGCATGTCTTTTAGGTCAATCGGCAGCAAAAGGTAAAAAAAGAGAATCAACCCCCGCTGCAAAGGGGGGATCTTCTCCCCCCTACTTAAGACCCATCAGGTTTGGCAGCCATAAAGAAAGTTCCGGAAAATAGGTGATCAACATCAAAGCTACAAGCGAAGCAATCAAAAACGGCGGCAAGGCCCGGGTGAGGGTCTTGATGGGAATGCCGGCGATACCGCAGGCCACGTAAAGGTTTACTCCAACCGGGGGCGTCACCTGCCCGATGGCCATGTTGGCGGTAAAGACCACGCCGAAGACCAGGGGATCGTAGCCGATAAAGTTGATCAGCGGCAGCAGGATCGGCACCAGGATATACATGGCGGAAATGGCATCGATGAAGCAGCCGGCTATCAAAAGAAGAATATTGATCAGCAGAAGAATCATGTACTTGTTCTGGGTAATGGAAAGAATAAGCTGGCCGGCGGTTTCGGTAATCCCTTCCGTGGTGATGACCCAGGCAAAAAGGCTGGCCGTGGAAACGATCAGCATGACCACCGCCGAAGAAACAGCGGAATCAACCAGCACCCTGACAAACTCCTTCCAGCGGATCTCCCTGTAAATAAACACGCCCACGAAAAGCCCGTAAACCACGGCCACGGCCGCTGCCTCCGTGGGCGTGAAAACCCCACCGTAAATGCCGCCCAGGATGATCACCGGCGTCATTAACCCCCACAGGGCGTCTTTAAAGGCCGCCCACGTTTCCCTGAAGGGGGCCTTGTCCTGCAGGCCGTACTGTTTTTTCATCGTTACCAGGAGGCTGGCAATTATAAAACCGAGGCCGATCAGCAGCCCGGGCACGATGCCCGCGATA
The sequence above is a segment of the Peptococcaceae bacterium genome. Coding sequences within it:
- a CDS encoding TRAP transporter substrate-binding protein gives rise to the protein MRKKISFLFALLLIIAFVTAACTSSAPVTEEKKEPAGPAVIKLAHVVNEKDGFHIAAVKFKELVEERTKGAVKIEIHPNATLGDERTLIEGMQVGTIQMGVITNGPVANFLPEIAVFEMPFLFGSPEEAYKVLDGEAGKKVLSKLDTVNLKGLAFAERGFRNLTNSKKAVKAADDVAGLKIRVMENPVYIDTFKALGANAVPMAWTEALTALQQKTIDGQENPVNVIYAYKLYETQKYLSMTKHTYAPALFLMSKKFFDSLSKEVQETVQKSAQEAAVYERKWNAEQMSGQLKELAEKGMQIIEPDLASFQKAVKPVYDKYGSKFGTLLDEINKAKK
- a CDS encoding FadR family transcriptional regulator gives rise to the protein MNGEPSKRKHDLIIDKIVDCVEKGTFKPNKKIYSEHRLSNILGINRGPVRETIAALEILGVVSSKQGEGTYLNAFSLENSSKALSLLLLLDEVDIKDISQVRRIMEMAAVELSAVNRSAENLALLKNCLHNMSKLDDPVRLANEDVRFHTLLASFSGNVLLKNLVNIFAVYIGRISVKNWKYFLQHEKSKAQQVIEQHQAILKGIAVKDPSLCRAAMERHISFAEEQFYPR
- the ilvC gene encoding ketol-acid reductoisomerase, which encodes MAKLYYDSDCNFQLIKDKKIAVIGYGSQGHAQAQNLQDSGANVVVGLPAEFKEERAKVVADGLAVADTAEAARLGDIIMMLAPDTLQPAIYEQSIKPHLQAGNVLMFAHGFNINYNQIIPPPYVDVVMVAPKAPGHTVRSQYKAGMGVPCLLAVHQDVSGKAKEYGLAYAKGIGAGRAGIIETTFREETETDLFGEQAVLCGGVTELMKAGFETLVEAGYQPEIAYFECINEMKLIIDLIFQGGFKYMRYSVSDTAEYGDYISGSRIITEETRKEMKKILAEVQSGAFASKWIQENNAGGRAEFLYRRKKESEHQLEIVGENLRKMMTWIKK
- a CDS encoding alpha-ketoacid dehydrogenase subunit beta, whose product is MRTITYGQAISEALREEMLRDRSVLIMGEDMGVLGSVFGLTKGFLEEFGPLRVIDTPISESSFTGMAVGAAMRGLRPVVEIMYVDFTPVCMDAIVNQAAKMCYMTGGQISVPLVIRAPGGAGRRNAGQHSQSLEALFTHIPGLKVIAPATPYDAKGLLKSAIRDPDPVVCIEHKLLYATRGEVPEEEHLVPLGKAEIKRKGRDVTVICYSRQVLFALEAAEELSAEGIEAEIVDLRTLVPLDWAAIESSVKKTHRVVVVQEAVKRGGYAAEIAAQVMENAFDYLDAPVKRVAGLNVIPPFSPGLEDLIYPHKQDIMQGVREVLR
- a CDS encoding thiamine pyrophosphate-dependent dehydrogenase E1 component subunit alpha; this encodes MKTGGYDRETAVKFYREMLRIRLFEMKAAELFSRALLAGNIHTCVGQEAVAVGACQALRPGDYITATHRGHGHCLAKGGDSRKMMAELFGKSAGYCRGKGGSMHIADVSLGILGANGIVGAGLPIAAGSALASKIMGKDEVTLAFFGDGASNTGNFHESLNMASAWNLPVIYLCENNRYGVSVCIERVTRVSNLAERAKAYGIPGVTIDGNDVFAVHEAVAEAARRARGGEGPTLIEAVTYRHRGHYEGDPQVYKPKEEIQEWKERDPVAGLKRKILEEGLAGDEELGAIENELRLEIEEAVEFAMDSPYPDAAQVTADVYSKDNEWGVAR
- a CDS encoding TRAP transporter large permease, producing the protein MEPGTALFLIFAVLLVLNVPIAVSLGASSLVALYLMGVPFSMYPMVIYAAMARFTLLAIPFFIMAGIIMEKAGISHRLIKLANTAVGHLPAGLAIVAVITSCFFAAISGSGPATVAALGTMLIPAMVKAGYDVGMSSALLASSGAIGIIIPPSIAFVIYGVVAEVSIGKLFIAGIVPGLLIGLGFIIASLLVTMKKQYGLQDKAPFRETWAAFKDALWGLMTPVIILGGIYGGVFTPTEAAAVAVVYGLFVGVFIYREIRWKEFVRVLVDSAVSSAVVMLIVSTASLFAWVITTEGITETAGQLILSITQNKYMILLLINILLLIAGCFIDAISAMYILVPILLPLINFIGYDPLVFGVVFTANMAIGQVTPPVGVNLYVACGIAGIPIKTLTRALPPFLIASLVALMLITYFPELSLWLPNLMGLK